The genomic DNA ttttaaaaaaaatgtattgctatatttaaatgtttgttttataaataataattaagaaaaaatacatattgtaattgtaaataaaatataaaaatgtaattgaCTTAGAGACGACTGACTTGAGTCAATACTCAAAAGACATGTCAGTCCCACAAACACACAAATTGgaccaaaaataataaaaaaaaaactatttcatgCCGCGtggtttattttttgttttgaatcactcaattattttaaaatatatatatctttcgttaattaattaaaaagaagtgATTTAACTAGCCAAAACAAGGATATAGTATAGCTTGGCCATGTTTGGTTGAGGTACAAAGAAGTATAGTATAAactataccaatagtgttttaataagatgttttttatatttttactattgGTATTAATTTATacccctatataatttatacttcatatttgatataaaatagtaactagTCCCCCTAGGTACAAcactattcttatatatatcatttaatttttaatttctcattatactctttattaatattatataatatattaaatatattttattaaattttaatattttattatatataatcatttttaatataaatatttttaaaattgttcaatattttaattaagaaatatttatttatttttacaaaaataattttattaattattattttctatatttacttatattataaataatatttttatttatatttattttattacaattattaatcatatttaaattaaataaacataatttatgtttatattataattatttttttaaattttaattaaaattatattaattattaaataataacgaTACAATaccttataataataataaacaatattatttataatataaataaatataaataataatattaataataataattttaaattatttatacaagttatattacatttttataatatataccaaacacaaaattataaaccatatacaacttataccatttcttataattaataccaaacaacaataacctatacaacttatactaccctatattatttatacctcgttacaatttatacccctatacaacttataccctaTATAAATTTACCCCTTACCAAACGCTACCCTTGTATAATAgggaaaaaaaatcatgtttaaaatataataataataataaattaaaaataaatggcTAGAGAAATCACCATGTTCTGAATATTTTTGTGCTCTTGTTTTTGTTCCagaacataattatttttttccaacatgaccatatttgtttttaattttttagtataatttttgGGTTATTTCAGTCATATACATTATGAGACAATTAAATTAGTGCTCTTATTTTTGTTACAACATTTttacttcatttatttatttatttatttatatatatatatatatatatatatatactttttaaattattttataattataaagtaatacaatttaatatttttttctaaaaatattatatataaaataataagaacctataaagattttttttattttaattaaataaccaCATTAAAAAAGTGATATCTCGTTTTCTCTCACTAAAACAGTACCAAAGAATTTAGTATAAATGAGTTGTCTTCTCAATTAAGaaaataagtcatttttataaaaaaaaaaaaaaactctctttctctctcacaatCAAATTTGATCAAAGCATGCAGACAGCTAATTCAGttcaattgttaataataatgttaagcCAACGAAGAAATCTGAAGAAAGCAGCCATTTTTATGATCTCAATCTCTCTGTTTTCATTCTTCCCTTTCCTTCTTCCTCTGTTCTTCCAGTTCTGCGCATCATCTCTCTTCTTCAACTACAGCAGTGAAAGACACTACATGTTTCTCTTCTGCAATGGAATCTTGGCCTTTGTAATCAAAGACTCAATTCTCTCTGCAAATACCCATATGGGTATTTCTTCTAATCATCCAATTATTACCAGTCATGAAGAGATaacaaagaagaaaaatgaagtCTTTGAAGAGTACCAGAAGCCAGAATCAGTTCatggggaagaagaagaagtagaggTGGAGAATGAGTTCTTGATTGcagaagaaagagaagaagagtatccaattgaagaaaatgatgatgaagagtACCAGAAACCAGAATCAGttcatgaggaagaagaagtagAACTAGAGGTGGAGAATGAGTTCTTGATTGcagaagaaagagaagaagatgatgatgatgaagagtaCCAGAAGCCAGAATCAGTTCAtggcgaagaagaagaagaagaggtggAGAATGAGTTCATGATTgctgaagaaagagaagaagagtatccagttgaagaagatgaagatgaagaagatgaattgAACAAGAAATGTGAAGAGTTTATTAGAAGGATGAAACAGGGAATTAAAATTGAGGCTGATCAAGAAATGGGTTTTGATCATAATAgaagtaaaaattatttatttaattaatagttttattgataataatcaCTTTTTTTGTGTGATTGTTTTCTAATGGTGGGTCCCTAGTTTGATGTTGATTAGGGAAGGGCGTGCtgtggttattatatttaaagtttACAATACTTCTTTATTCTATCAATTTCGTGTCGCAATTGAGAAAAAAGTTAATCCTAATTtacattgatattaattttggtttgaGTAGAATCTAATGAAAGGTGATGGAAAGAGGATTTTCTCATGATCTtcctttaaaatttaaaaagaagagGTCTTAATATTTGTACGagaagattaatatattttttcaagtaAATCATTACCCTTTTTAAGgtgttattcttttaaattcagataaaataaatatgagacATTAAAAATACTAGTATGAAATCCTACGTTGTACTACGGGAAAAATATAAacgaaatttttataaaatgtttaatttaataaaagagaatatatttatatgaagagaaaatatattatatatatatatatataattagagaaaaaaatagaaaaaataaattgattattattaattgtttcataatataagtaaattgtataaaaataaataataaataaataattatggaaaaattatgtaaggaaaaatatatttatataaaattaattatgaaatatatacatgatgtgagaaaaaagaatgattgattaaaactgaaaataataataatacaatacaaaCCAAAAggcttgatttaatttaaactattgaaagcaaaataaaaatttaagttaacacaatattaaataaacattcataaaaaaaaatgtataactcTAGTATAATTTAAGATgtcctatattataataatagttaataatgtatactaataaaaaaaaaacttccataaaatgaaattaaaaaattgtaaaataaaaactaaattttttgtctttttcgtcctatCTCCTTAACAACTTTGTCTGCTGCTCCttcctaataaaatttaattaacatataaaacacatttcaaaaacctaaataagacattaaaatagataataaaaaaaacaatttatttgatcacaaaaaattgaaaaagtacctctttaacagctttgtttgaaattgatacTCCtccttaataaaatttaatcaaatttatataaacgtttcaaatatctaaataagacattaaaatagattaaaaaaacaatttatttgatgaaaaaattgaaaaagtacctCTTCAACAGTTTTGTCTAAAATTGATGCTCCTcccttaacaaaatttaatttaatatataaaaaacgtTTCAAAGTTGAGCATAAAGATATCCAAAATATGTTTACCTGTTGAGTAATGAGTGATTGACTTGGATCaaaaacttttataattgtaaaattgtgtgattttttCTTGAGGTTGTAATTAGTAATTTTAACTTGGAACACAAGTTTTCGCGATGACATTGATGATAACAGCAATAGTAAATCTTTGTCACAACTCGGATGTAATTGTGACAAATTTGAAACAGTTAGATTAACTAACTTATTGACAACTCTATCAAAAAGCACAAATAGTGCAGCTCCTGACTCGTCACCAACCTCAATCTCTAATCTATATCTAAAATggatacaaaataattaatgaaaaaacaaaatagatataatcaaatatatgaatatagttTGTTAATGATCAAAGAGACAAAAATAGACACCTTGGAGTAGGATTTTTTGTAACTTTAACACATGAGTTGCAAAAAAAACATCGCCCTCGAGCGTTACTTTTCTGCGACAATCATCACAAGAGTAGTAAAACCAACCATTGTAGTTGCATACATTATTGATTGTCGCTTCAACGGTACGTATACATTCCTGTTAGCCAATAAACCAGTAagataactataaaaatattgaaataccaaTTTTACCAACCTTGCTTTCCTCATTTGACAATAGGTTGTATAATTCCTCAATTGTGTGTCGATCTTTCATCATCTCATCTTGTAAAGACATCGAACTTTCAACAGTATCATCCAACAAACATACTTGAGATGGATGGACAGCAAATCTACAATTAGTTGAGTAAAGGtggcacaaaaataataatcattaaaacaacaaatatttaaacaaagagTATTGTTTAAAGAAAGACAATATCAACCTTTCTCGCATAGTCACCACCTCTGGAatcattagattttgaaaaacttgtgtgGCCGTTGTTGAAGAAAGGACATGATGACCTATTGAAAGCACATAAAAATGGTTAACACACATATTAAGACATaagcatattttttttacaattcatacATTGGTATAACTTGACAAATAAGCCGGTCACAACTATTACGATAGGATCTTGGTTGTTAGATCCCtcaacaaattcaaaattttcggCTATGTTTCCCCATAAAGTTAGATTAATATCTTCTCCactataaaataacacatagaaaaggtaaaaattaaaatatttaatagagtaaaaaaacaaaagaactcAATTAACTTATAGATTTATAAATGACCAACCTATTAAATTGAAGGTTTAAACCACGTTTTGCAACTGTGTTATATCTAGTTTTGCTAAAAGTCTTAGAGCCCAAACTGATAAGACGAGCTATAAtaactataacataaaaaaggaaaatgtaagttaaaaaaatgaatgaaagacAATAGTTAATCAAAACACTACATGTTAGTTGTGAGCAATTGTCACTTCTAGAAATAACCTCCTTGTAatcagaaaaattaaatttatatctcgGAATATTTAGAATCTCAGAAACAGACTTCATGGTTGTCCCGTagctaaacaaaattttcaaagagtTTGGAACTGGTTTGTACTGAGCGTTTGACTTGACAACTCGAAACTTTTGAAATATGTACATATTACCCTCCTTTAATAAGTTTCGATGTCTTGGAACAAATTGACGATCGATGCTGACGTGAATAACCGCACCCTATAAATTATATGTTAGTTTGCACTaacatacattaatatataacaaaatattaaacacacTTACCTCCTTGTctattaataagaaatcaacacttagtaattcattatttttttttagtatttattgcaTCCCACATGTACATAACTCTTGCAACTAAATGTGTGTAGTTGTCATCCGTAGTCAAATCTAGAATTCCAATGAAGGCTTGTGTGTccatttttgatattttgatatgaattgacattataatagttagtataaaatataaacataaaaaaaaacttaaaataaaaaactttaaaaatatttatatataaatatagattgaataataataaaaattaaataatataatatattaaatatgagaataaagaaaaatattataaaataatgagaaataataaatataatatatttaaaaaaatcttttatgattaaaaataaatatcatgtaTTAGCTTTCAATAGATTCAGCATCTTCTGTAAAAATAGTTCAAAAAACATTCTATTCTTCTGGCCCGgcttatttttatgaaaatttaatatattatgcaaaacattttttttatataaaaacattaagaatatttaagtgaataattgaattgttataattaacaaaaatatatgtgaaaaaatgaccaaatatttaaaaattagatgttaTTGACATAACAAACACatctattataaaaaatatatttatatatcatatgttaataataataataaattattaatataatatgaatatattaaaaatgagaataaagataaatattgaaaaataatgggaaataataaataattaattgaacgTTATagtaatatttcaaaaaaatttatttatttcttttgtgattaaaaaaaatattattaaatacattaaactttatcatgtgaaattgtttggaatagaaaaaaaatggtatactcaaaagatagagatcatctttttttcaactaataaaactatatgtatttacaaaaaattaaatatatttaacctaaaaaattatttttattttattaaatcataaaatatagtcaTTACTCCTATTTTGACTCAAAAGAAGAACTCAAAAGAaggatgaatattatattagataacttcaactaaaataattttaaaaatatttagattgaataataataaaaagattattaatataatataaatatattaaatatgataatcaagacaaatattataaaataatatgaataataaattaagtatatgtgaaaaaatgactaaatatttaaaaattagatgttacggacataacaaacacatttattataaaaaaaatatttatatatcatatcttaataataataataaattattaatataatatgaatgtattaaaaatgagaataaagataaatattgaaaaataatgggaaataataaataattaattgaacgttataataataaaaaaaattggagaatagaaaaaaaaatattatgctaagaataaagagattatatgcatttaatttttttttattaattaatcataaaattaaattattacttgtACTTTAACCAAGATCgaattcaaaagataggacgttgttgcagcggcctgaaaggatcaaattcctggaaaaatATCTTGAGTTTATAAGCTTACAACAGGATCAGGTGCATCATCTTGTTTGCACATTACAGCCAGTCCAAGCTTCGGTCCATATCTTGGGTTTATAAGCTTTATTTGGTGAGAAATAGTCACAATAAAATCCATTGCAAGTGTTAATCTGCACATTATTAGAGAAAGACAGATTCAACAGGTAGGAAAAATAAGAGCATTTAAGACAAGAAACTTACAACAGGATCAGGTGCATCATCTTGCTTGCACATTACAGTCTGTCCAAGCTTCAGTCCATATCTTGAGTTTATAAGCTTTATTTGGTGAGAAATAGTCACAATAAAATCCATTGCAAGTGTTAATCTGCACATTATTAGACAAGCTTACTTGTCAAGTTATACCAAGgtatgaattgtaaaaaaaatatgcttATGTCTTAATATGTTTgtattaaccatttttatgtGCTTTCAATAGGTCATCATGTCCTTTCTTCAACAACGGGcacacaagtttttcaaaatctaatgatTCCAGAGGTGGTGACTATGCGAGAAAGGTTGATATTGTCTTTCTTTAAACAATActctttgtttaaatatttgttgttttaatgactattatttttgtgCCACCTTTACTCAACTAATTGTAGATTTGTTGTCCATCCATCTCAAGTATGTTTGTTGGATGATACTGTTGAAAGTTCGATGTCTTTACAAGATGAGATGATGAAAGATCGACACACAATTGAGGAATTATACAACCTATTGTCAAGAAACTTACAACAGGATCAGGTGCATCATCTTGCTTGCACATTACCCAAGGCACGGCAGTCTCTAGCCCCACCGCCATCTCTACTGCCCATTTC from Impatiens glandulifera chromosome 9, dImpGla2.1, whole genome shotgun sequence includes the following:
- the LOC124916583 gene encoding glutamic acid-rich protein-like isoform X1; protein product: MQTANSVQLLIIMLSQRRNLKKAAIFMISISLFSFFPFLLPLFFQFCASSLFFNYSSERHYMFLFCNGILAFVIKDSILSANTHMGISSNHPIITSHEEITKKKNEVFEEYQKPESVHGEEEEVEVENEFLIAEEREEEYPIEENDDEEYQKPESVHEEEEVELEVENEFLIAEEREEDDDDEEYQKPESVHGEEEEEYPVEEDEDEEDELNKKCEEFIRRMKQGIKIEADQEMGFDHNRSKNYLFN
- the LOC124916583 gene encoding glutamic acid-rich protein-like isoform X2 — its product is MQTANSVQLLIIMLSQRRNLKKAAIFMISISLFSFFPFLLPLFFQFCASSLFFNYSSERHYMFLFCNGILAFVIKDSILSANTHMGISSNHPIITSHEEITKKKNEVFEEYQKPESVHGEEEEVEVENEFLIAEEREEEYPIEENDDEEYQKPESVHGEEEEEEVENEFMIAEEREEEYPVEEDEDEEDELNKKCEEFIRRMKQGIKIEADQEMGFDHNRSKNYLFN